The following proteins come from a genomic window of Mauremys mutica isolate MM-2020 ecotype Southern chromosome 7, ASM2049712v1, whole genome shotgun sequence:
- the ENTPD1 gene encoding ectonucleoside triphosphate diphosphohydrolase 1 isoform X4 — MAVSQNKPLPKNIKYGIVLDAGSSHTNLYVYKWPAEKENDTGVVHQVEVCKVEGLGISGYSQDTEKAGLSLQHCMKRAQEVVPEQQHRETPVYLGATAGMRLLSLQNRSIADRVLSAVEKTLRSSPFNFQGARVISGQEEGAYGWITINYLLGNFKQPGWLNFLPHLRSSRGTSGALDLGGASTQITFVPDQEPIESQENSLHFRLYGKNYNVYTHSFLCYGKDQALRLKLASDLQSTQNGSLLDPCFHPGYLRIMNISDLYTNPCIANGEQQLPFPQLHLQGKGDYQRCRMTIQKIFNTSHCPYSSCSFNGIFLPPLQGEFGAFSAFYFVMNFLNLTTEKSPVPLKKVTSTVERFCSRPWHEVKAEFPNIKEKYLSEYCFSGTYILSLLENGYGFTMEKWQSIQFLGKIGSSDAGWTLGYMLNLTNMIPAEKPPTRPLSHASYVGLMVFCSLVLVAVLLLSWLTFHKPKCLQKGLI; from the exons ATGGCAGTGAGTCAGAACAAGCCACTCCCAAAGAATATTAAG TACGGGATTGTGCTGGATGCTGGTTCGTCTCACACTAACTTGTACGTGTATAAGTGGCCAGCGGAGAAGGAGAATGACACTGGGGTGGTGCACCAGGTGGAAGTGTGTAAAGTAGAAG GTCTGGGGATCTCGGGTTACTCCCAGGACACAGAGAAAGCTGGCCTCTCCCTCCAGCACTGCATGAAAAGAGCTCAGGAAGTGGTTCCAGAACAGCAGCACAGAGAGACCCCTGTCTACCTTGGGGCTACAGCTGGAATGCGGCTGCTCAG CTTGCAGAACAGAAGTATAGCTGACAGGGTCCTCTCTGCGGTGGAGAAGACGTTGCGCTCATCCCCCTTCAACTTCCAGGGTGCCAGAGTCATCAGTGGTCAGGAAGAAGGAGCCTATGGCTGGATCACCATTAATTATCTGTTGGGCAACTTCAAGCAG CCTGGCTGGCTGAACTTTCTGCCTCACCTGAGATCTAGCAGAGGGACATCAGGGGCCCTGGACCTTGGCGGAGCCTCCACCCAAATCACCTTTGTACCGGACCAAGAGCCGATTGAATCTCAGGAGAACTCACTGCACTTTCGTCTCTATGGCAAGAACTACAACGTGTATACGCACAGCTTCTTGTGCTATGGGAAGGACCAGGCTCTGCGCCTGAAGCTGGCCAGTGACCTACAG AGCACACAGAATGGCAGCCTCCTGGATCCCTGCTTTCACCCAGGATATTTGAGGATTATGAATATAAGTGACCTCTACACGAACCCCTGTATAGCTAATGGTGAGCAGCAGCTTCCATTCCCACAGCTTCACCTCCAGGGGAAAGGGGATTACCAAAGGTGCCGAATGACCATCCAGAAGATCTTCAACACTAGCCATTGCCCTTACTCCAGCTGCTCCTTCAATGGGATTTTCCTGCCTCCGTTacaaggggagtttggg GCATTTTCTGCTTTCTACTTTGTGATGAACTTTTTAAACCTGACAACAGAGAAGAGCCCAGTCCCTCTGAAGAAAGTGACAAGCACTGTGGAAAGATTCTGCTCCAGACCTTGGCACGAA GTAAAGGCAGAATTTCCCAATATAAAAGAGAAGTACCTGAGTGAATATTGTTTCTCCGGGACCTACATCCTCTCCCTCCTTGAGAATGGCTATGGATTCACCATGGAGAAATGGCAAAGCATCCAGTTCCTTGGAAAG ATTGGCAGCAGTGACGCAGGCTGGACTCTGGGCTACATGCTGAACCTGACAAACATGATCCCCGCAGAGAAGCCCCCGACGCGCCCTCTCTCCCATGCCAGTTATGTGGGGCTCATGGTGTTCTGCTCTCTCGTGTTGGTGGCTGTGCTCCTGCTTAGCTGGCTTACCTTCCACAAACCAAAATGCCTGCAGAAGGGACTCATTTAG
- the ENTPD1 gene encoding ectonucleoside triphosphate diphosphohydrolase 1 isoform X3, whose amino-acid sequence MRKRRGTKPRTSWPRKALLILGFLFALAAIALVAMAVSQNKPLPKNIKYGIVLDAGSSHTNLYVYKWPAEKENDTGVVHQVEVCKVEGLGISGYSQDTEKAGLSLQHCMKRAQEVVPEQQHRETPVYLGATAGMRLLSLQNRSIADRVLSAVEKTLRSSPFNFQGARVISGQEEGAYGWITINYLLGNFKQPGWLNFLPHLRSSRGTSGALDLGGASTQITFVPDQEPIESQENSLHFRLYGKNYNVYTHSFLCYGKDQALRLKLASDLQSTQNGSLLDPCFHPGYLRIMNISDLYTNPCIANGEQQLPFPQLHLQGKGDYQRCRMTIQKIFNTSHCPYSSCSFNGIFLPPLQGEFGAFSAFYFVMNFLNLTTEKSPVPLKKVTSTVERFCSRPWHEVKAEFPNIKEKYLSEYCFSGTYILSLLENGYGFTMEKWQSIQFLGKIGSSDAGWTLGYMLNLTNMIPAEKPPTRPLSHASYVGLMVFCSLVLVAVLLLSWLTFHKPKCLQKGLI is encoded by the exons GTACCAAACCAAGGACATCCTGGCCTAGAAAGGCCCTGCTCATCCTGGGGTTCCTCTTTGCTTTGGCTGCGATTGCCTTAGTCGCGATGGCAGTGAGTCAGAACAAGCCACTCCCAAAGAATATTAAG TACGGGATTGTGCTGGATGCTGGTTCGTCTCACACTAACTTGTACGTGTATAAGTGGCCAGCGGAGAAGGAGAATGACACTGGGGTGGTGCACCAGGTGGAAGTGTGTAAAGTAGAAG GTCTGGGGATCTCGGGTTACTCCCAGGACACAGAGAAAGCTGGCCTCTCCCTCCAGCACTGCATGAAAAGAGCTCAGGAAGTGGTTCCAGAACAGCAGCACAGAGAGACCCCTGTCTACCTTGGGGCTACAGCTGGAATGCGGCTGCTCAG CTTGCAGAACAGAAGTATAGCTGACAGGGTCCTCTCTGCGGTGGAGAAGACGTTGCGCTCATCCCCCTTCAACTTCCAGGGTGCCAGAGTCATCAGTGGTCAGGAAGAAGGAGCCTATGGCTGGATCACCATTAATTATCTGTTGGGCAACTTCAAGCAG CCTGGCTGGCTGAACTTTCTGCCTCACCTGAGATCTAGCAGAGGGACATCAGGGGCCCTGGACCTTGGCGGAGCCTCCACCCAAATCACCTTTGTACCGGACCAAGAGCCGATTGAATCTCAGGAGAACTCACTGCACTTTCGTCTCTATGGCAAGAACTACAACGTGTATACGCACAGCTTCTTGTGCTATGGGAAGGACCAGGCTCTGCGCCTGAAGCTGGCCAGTGACCTACAG AGCACACAGAATGGCAGCCTCCTGGATCCCTGCTTTCACCCAGGATATTTGAGGATTATGAATATAAGTGACCTCTACACGAACCCCTGTATAGCTAATGGTGAGCAGCAGCTTCCATTCCCACAGCTTCACCTCCAGGGGAAAGGGGATTACCAAAGGTGCCGAATGACCATCCAGAAGATCTTCAACACTAGCCATTGCCCTTACTCCAGCTGCTCCTTCAATGGGATTTTCCTGCCTCCGTTacaaggggagtttggg GCATTTTCTGCTTTCTACTTTGTGATGAACTTTTTAAACCTGACAACAGAGAAGAGCCCAGTCCCTCTGAAGAAAGTGACAAGCACTGTGGAAAGATTCTGCTCCAGACCTTGGCACGAA GTAAAGGCAGAATTTCCCAATATAAAAGAGAAGTACCTGAGTGAATATTGTTTCTCCGGGACCTACATCCTCTCCCTCCTTGAGAATGGCTATGGATTCACCATGGAGAAATGGCAAAGCATCCAGTTCCTTGGAAAG ATTGGCAGCAGTGACGCAGGCTGGACTCTGGGCTACATGCTGAACCTGACAAACATGATCCCCGCAGAGAAGCCCCCGACGCGCCCTCTCTCCCATGCCAGTTATGTGGGGCTCATGGTGTTCTGCTCTCTCGTGTTGGTGGCTGTGCTCCTGCTTAGCTGGCTTACCTTCCACAAACCAAAATGCCTGCAGAAGGGACTCATTTAG
- the ENTPD1 gene encoding ectonucleoside triphosphate diphosphohydrolase 1 isoform X2, which translates to MHLSLSSSEPAEAEKGGERTLALMDEPKGTKPRTSWPRKALLILGFLFALAAIALVAMAVSQNKPLPKNIKYGIVLDAGSSHTNLYVYKWPAEKENDTGVVHQVEVCKVEGLGISGYSQDTEKAGLSLQHCMKRAQEVVPEQQHRETPVYLGATAGMRLLSLQNRSIADRVLSAVEKTLRSSPFNFQGARVISGQEEGAYGWITINYLLGNFKQPGWLNFLPHLRSSRGTSGALDLGGASTQITFVPDQEPIESQENSLHFRLYGKNYNVYTHSFLCYGKDQALRLKLASDLQSTQNGSLLDPCFHPGYLRIMNISDLYTNPCIANGEQQLPFPQLHLQGKGDYQRCRMTIQKIFNTSHCPYSSCSFNGIFLPPLQGEFGAFSAFYFVMNFLNLTTEKSPVPLKKVTSTVERFCSRPWHEVKAEFPNIKEKYLSEYCFSGTYILSLLENGYGFTMEKWQSIQFLGKIGSSDAGWTLGYMLNLTNMIPAEKPPTRPLSHASYVGLMVFCSLVLVAVLLLSWLTFHKPKCLQKGLI; encoded by the exons GTACCAAACCAAGGACATCCTGGCCTAGAAAGGCCCTGCTCATCCTGGGGTTCCTCTTTGCTTTGGCTGCGATTGCCTTAGTCGCGATGGCAGTGAGTCAGAACAAGCCACTCCCAAAGAATATTAAG TACGGGATTGTGCTGGATGCTGGTTCGTCTCACACTAACTTGTACGTGTATAAGTGGCCAGCGGAGAAGGAGAATGACACTGGGGTGGTGCACCAGGTGGAAGTGTGTAAAGTAGAAG GTCTGGGGATCTCGGGTTACTCCCAGGACACAGAGAAAGCTGGCCTCTCCCTCCAGCACTGCATGAAAAGAGCTCAGGAAGTGGTTCCAGAACAGCAGCACAGAGAGACCCCTGTCTACCTTGGGGCTACAGCTGGAATGCGGCTGCTCAG CTTGCAGAACAGAAGTATAGCTGACAGGGTCCTCTCTGCGGTGGAGAAGACGTTGCGCTCATCCCCCTTCAACTTCCAGGGTGCCAGAGTCATCAGTGGTCAGGAAGAAGGAGCCTATGGCTGGATCACCATTAATTATCTGTTGGGCAACTTCAAGCAG CCTGGCTGGCTGAACTTTCTGCCTCACCTGAGATCTAGCAGAGGGACATCAGGGGCCCTGGACCTTGGCGGAGCCTCCACCCAAATCACCTTTGTACCGGACCAAGAGCCGATTGAATCTCAGGAGAACTCACTGCACTTTCGTCTCTATGGCAAGAACTACAACGTGTATACGCACAGCTTCTTGTGCTATGGGAAGGACCAGGCTCTGCGCCTGAAGCTGGCCAGTGACCTACAG AGCACACAGAATGGCAGCCTCCTGGATCCCTGCTTTCACCCAGGATATTTGAGGATTATGAATATAAGTGACCTCTACACGAACCCCTGTATAGCTAATGGTGAGCAGCAGCTTCCATTCCCACAGCTTCACCTCCAGGGGAAAGGGGATTACCAAAGGTGCCGAATGACCATCCAGAAGATCTTCAACACTAGCCATTGCCCTTACTCCAGCTGCTCCTTCAATGGGATTTTCCTGCCTCCGTTacaaggggagtttggg GCATTTTCTGCTTTCTACTTTGTGATGAACTTTTTAAACCTGACAACAGAGAAGAGCCCAGTCCCTCTGAAGAAAGTGACAAGCACTGTGGAAAGATTCTGCTCCAGACCTTGGCACGAA GTAAAGGCAGAATTTCCCAATATAAAAGAGAAGTACCTGAGTGAATATTGTTTCTCCGGGACCTACATCCTCTCCCTCCTTGAGAATGGCTATGGATTCACCATGGAGAAATGGCAAAGCATCCAGTTCCTTGGAAAG ATTGGCAGCAGTGACGCAGGCTGGACTCTGGGCTACATGCTGAACCTGACAAACATGATCCCCGCAGAGAAGCCCCCGACGCGCCCTCTCTCCCATGCCAGTTATGTGGGGCTCATGGTGTTCTGCTCTCTCGTGTTGGTGGCTGTGCTCCTGCTTAGCTGGCTTACCTTCCACAAACCAAAATGCCTGCAGAAGGGACTCATTTAG
- the ENTPD1 gene encoding ectonucleoside triphosphate diphosphohydrolase 1 isoform X1, with protein MDILCTQNKLIRLTEACHSTGTKPRTSWPRKALLILGFLFALAAIALVAMAVSQNKPLPKNIKYGIVLDAGSSHTNLYVYKWPAEKENDTGVVHQVEVCKVEGLGISGYSQDTEKAGLSLQHCMKRAQEVVPEQQHRETPVYLGATAGMRLLSLQNRSIADRVLSAVEKTLRSSPFNFQGARVISGQEEGAYGWITINYLLGNFKQPGWLNFLPHLRSSRGTSGALDLGGASTQITFVPDQEPIESQENSLHFRLYGKNYNVYTHSFLCYGKDQALRLKLASDLQSTQNGSLLDPCFHPGYLRIMNISDLYTNPCIANGEQQLPFPQLHLQGKGDYQRCRMTIQKIFNTSHCPYSSCSFNGIFLPPLQGEFGAFSAFYFVMNFLNLTTEKSPVPLKKVTSTVERFCSRPWHEVKAEFPNIKEKYLSEYCFSGTYILSLLENGYGFTMEKWQSIQFLGKIGSSDAGWTLGYMLNLTNMIPAEKPPTRPLSHASYVGLMVFCSLVLVAVLLLSWLTFHKPKCLQKGLI; from the exons GTACCAAACCAAGGACATCCTGGCCTAGAAAGGCCCTGCTCATCCTGGGGTTCCTCTTTGCTTTGGCTGCGATTGCCTTAGTCGCGATGGCAGTGAGTCAGAACAAGCCACTCCCAAAGAATATTAAG TACGGGATTGTGCTGGATGCTGGTTCGTCTCACACTAACTTGTACGTGTATAAGTGGCCAGCGGAGAAGGAGAATGACACTGGGGTGGTGCACCAGGTGGAAGTGTGTAAAGTAGAAG GTCTGGGGATCTCGGGTTACTCCCAGGACACAGAGAAAGCTGGCCTCTCCCTCCAGCACTGCATGAAAAGAGCTCAGGAAGTGGTTCCAGAACAGCAGCACAGAGAGACCCCTGTCTACCTTGGGGCTACAGCTGGAATGCGGCTGCTCAG CTTGCAGAACAGAAGTATAGCTGACAGGGTCCTCTCTGCGGTGGAGAAGACGTTGCGCTCATCCCCCTTCAACTTCCAGGGTGCCAGAGTCATCAGTGGTCAGGAAGAAGGAGCCTATGGCTGGATCACCATTAATTATCTGTTGGGCAACTTCAAGCAG CCTGGCTGGCTGAACTTTCTGCCTCACCTGAGATCTAGCAGAGGGACATCAGGGGCCCTGGACCTTGGCGGAGCCTCCACCCAAATCACCTTTGTACCGGACCAAGAGCCGATTGAATCTCAGGAGAACTCACTGCACTTTCGTCTCTATGGCAAGAACTACAACGTGTATACGCACAGCTTCTTGTGCTATGGGAAGGACCAGGCTCTGCGCCTGAAGCTGGCCAGTGACCTACAG AGCACACAGAATGGCAGCCTCCTGGATCCCTGCTTTCACCCAGGATATTTGAGGATTATGAATATAAGTGACCTCTACACGAACCCCTGTATAGCTAATGGTGAGCAGCAGCTTCCATTCCCACAGCTTCACCTCCAGGGGAAAGGGGATTACCAAAGGTGCCGAATGACCATCCAGAAGATCTTCAACACTAGCCATTGCCCTTACTCCAGCTGCTCCTTCAATGGGATTTTCCTGCCTCCGTTacaaggggagtttggg GCATTTTCTGCTTTCTACTTTGTGATGAACTTTTTAAACCTGACAACAGAGAAGAGCCCAGTCCCTCTGAAGAAAGTGACAAGCACTGTGGAAAGATTCTGCTCCAGACCTTGGCACGAA GTAAAGGCAGAATTTCCCAATATAAAAGAGAAGTACCTGAGTGAATATTGTTTCTCCGGGACCTACATCCTCTCCCTCCTTGAGAATGGCTATGGATTCACCATGGAGAAATGGCAAAGCATCCAGTTCCTTGGAAAG ATTGGCAGCAGTGACGCAGGCTGGACTCTGGGCTACATGCTGAACCTGACAAACATGATCCCCGCAGAGAAGCCCCCGACGCGCCCTCTCTCCCATGCCAGTTATGTGGGGCTCATGGTGTTCTGCTCTCTCGTGTTGGTGGCTGTGCTCCTGCTTAGCTGGCTTACCTTCCACAAACCAAAATGCCTGCAGAAGGGACTCATTTAG